Proteins co-encoded in one Flavobacterium sp. M31R6 genomic window:
- a CDS encoding ABC transporter permease has protein sequence MSIGIAGLIFATLYWNDEHNYNDWNPEKENVYQALSVVGKDMIWPNNLASYEPYFKKEIKELDSYCYFENWYSNKIIKHKDKKGIFTITNTQKNFFDFFPFEFIKGNSKTALNDENSIALSEEAATKLFGTENPIGKEVSYSDKKLIVRGVYTIPGKSSLAPQALTCLLDARLKDDYDQWGNFNYGLMLKIKNPNNKVVVIRKMEQLLYMNRTVKWAKEEGITPKEWNEKNGSENTKIILEPLKDARLHSIVDGYAEGRGNYQFLMIMMGLSVLILILSVFNYVNLATANAIKRAKEVGVRKISGASKSNIVLQFLFEIVLITFFSLLLSLAIVELSLPYYNEFLEKKLIIYGSQFYYELVIIFILTVIIAGIFPAIYVSNFEALKVLKGNFGRSKGGVWLRNGMLIFQFAIASFFIIGSYIVYEQVHFLSTRELGFKGEQVLQIKYRKPDFDFKDKNISEKLFTRYQTLKQEIAKINGVTQVATGAFSFGNSDNSSSSFTYHDINIQGQNMAVDFGMLEMLKIKMAQGRYLDNRISSDTIDAVMVNEAALKLMKEKSPIGKIVNWNGNKLKIIGIVKDFNFGGPKAEIPPMVFFHLKTIDWMNMNVNNIFVKVNPNEIENTIPALEKFWAKNIDSDYPFNYDFVDKAYARTYKEFVNQKNLFSLLNIVVILIALFGLFALASYSIERRMKEIAIRKTLGAETTVLLKELSKQYIVFCVIGFLIAVFPGYYLLNKWLENFVFRIDMTVFPFVFGFILLLVLTLIIVLSRAYQATKTDVLKYLKYE, from the coding sequence TTGAGCATTGGAATAGCAGGATTGATTTTTGCTACTTTATATTGGAATGACGAACACAATTACAACGATTGGAATCCTGAAAAAGAAAATGTTTATCAGGCATTGAGCGTAGTTGGCAAGGATATGATTTGGCCGAATAACTTAGCTAGTTATGAGCCTTATTTCAAAAAAGAAATTAAAGAACTTGATTCGTACTGTTATTTTGAAAATTGGTATTCAAATAAAATCATTAAGCACAAAGACAAAAAAGGCATTTTTACGATAACCAATACCCAAAAAAACTTTTTTGACTTTTTTCCTTTTGAATTTATAAAAGGAAACAGTAAAACTGCTTTAAATGATGAAAATAGCATTGCGCTTTCCGAAGAGGCTGCAACCAAACTTTTTGGCACAGAAAACCCAATCGGAAAGGAAGTTTCATATTCAGATAAAAAGCTGATAGTTCGAGGTGTTTATACTATTCCAGGCAAATCATCCCTTGCTCCTCAAGCTTTAACTTGTTTATTAGATGCACGATTAAAAGACGACTACGACCAGTGGGGAAATTTCAATTATGGTTTAATGCTCAAAATTAAAAATCCAAATAATAAAGTTGTTGTTATACGAAAAATGGAACAGTTACTTTATATGAATAGAACTGTAAAATGGGCCAAAGAAGAAGGTATTACTCCCAAAGAATGGAATGAAAAAAATGGTTCAGAAAACACAAAAATAATATTAGAACCATTAAAGGACGCAAGGTTACATTCCATAGTTGACGGCTATGCAGAAGGCAGAGGCAATTATCAGTTTTTGATGATTATGATGGGGCTATCGGTTTTAATATTAATCCTGTCTGTTTTTAATTATGTCAATTTGGCTACTGCCAATGCAATAAAAAGAGCCAAAGAAGTAGGTGTCCGAAAAATTTCAGGTGCATCAAAAAGCAATATTGTACTGCAGTTTCTTTTTGAAATTGTGCTGATTACTTTCTTTTCCTTACTCTTATCGCTGGCAATTGTGGAGTTATCGCTGCCTTATTATAATGAATTTTTAGAAAAAAAATTAATAATCTATGGCAGTCAGTTTTATTATGAATTAGTAATCATTTTTATCTTAACAGTGATTATTGCCGGAATATTCCCTGCCATTTATGTTTCCAATTTTGAAGCTCTGAAAGTATTAAAAGGCAACTTTGGGCGAAGTAAAGGTGGTGTTTGGCTACGCAACGGAATGCTGATTTTTCAATTTGCTATTGCTTCCTTTTTTATCATTGGATCTTATATTGTATATGAACAAGTACATTTTTTGAGCACCAGAGAGCTAGGCTTTAAAGGTGAGCAAGTTCTTCAAATAAAATACAGAAAACCCGATTTTGATTTTAAAGATAAAAATATATCTGAAAAATTATTCACCAGATACCAAACCCTCAAACAAGAAATTGCCAAGATTAATGGCGTTACGCAAGTGGCCACAGGAGCTTTCTCGTTTGGAAACAGTGATAATTCGTCTTCCAGTTTTACTTATCATGACATCAATATTCAAGGTCAAAATATGGCTGTTGATTTTGGAATGCTCGAAATGTTAAAGATAAAAATGGCTCAAGGACGTTATTTAGACAACCGCATTTCATCAGATACTATTGATGCAGTAATGGTCAATGAAGCAGCTTTGAAATTGATGAAAGAAAAAAGTCCAATTGGAAAAATCGTCAATTGGAATGGCAACAAACTCAAGATTATTGGGATTGTAAAAGATTTTAATTTTGGGGGACCAAAAGCTGAAATTCCTCCAATGGTATTTTTCCATCTCAAAACAATAGATTGGATGAATATGAATGTCAATAACATATTTGTGAAAGTGAATCCCAATGAAATAGAAAACACCATTCCGGCTCTCGAAAAATTCTGGGCTAAAAACATAGATTCTGATTATCCGTTCAATTATGACTTTGTTGATAAAGCGTATGCGCGGACATACAAGGAATTTGTAAATCAAAAAAACTTGTTTTCATTACTGAATATTGTGGTTATTCTGATTGCCTTGTTCGGATTATTTGCCTTGGCCTCCTATTCGATAGAAAGACGAATGAAAGAAATTGCCATTAGAAAAACACTCGGTGCAGAAACCACTGTTTTGCTAAAAGAATTATCCAAACAATATATTGTTTTTTGTGTAATTGGATTTCTGATTGCAGTATTCCCAGGGTATTATTTACTCAACAAATGGCTGGAAAATTTTGTTTTTAGAATAGACATGACGGTATTCCCATTCGTTTTTGGATTCATACTATTATTAGTTTTAACACTGATAATTGTGCTATCAAGAGCGTATCAGGCAACAAAAACAGATGTTTTGAAATATTTGAAATACGAATAA